A window of the Parvularcula bermudensis HTCC2503 genome harbors these coding sequences:
- a CDS encoding ABC transporter permease — protein sequence MNTVLTIAADEWRYWRRSHLALAGFVLFAVLIVATSIITTSRIAEDRHVRDHQQEQAEETFLAQPDRHPHRMVHYGHYVFRTPVPLAIFDPGVDPVTGQSIFLEGHRQNSAMFAETRASADLGGMALLTPAFVYQVIAPLLVILLGHSAIVRERESRTLAPLLAQGVGGRTLLAGKLVALVGAIVLLLVPLFVVSGMALAAGEVFLSVVSIALSYFVYLVLWGLMTLVASTALRRRASVLAGLSAVWIAVTLLVPAIGVSAAAYIAPVPGKIETDLDILEALREVGDGHNANDPAFARLRDDLLEQYDVETVEELPINFRGIVAQYAEGELTRVLNEYAEGRMEAELEQSHVLSRFGWASPMLALGAASRAIAGTDLEMHHRFLREAEQLRFDFVQSLNEVHAEQLTYADDINRSSDTEAERRTRVSSENWSVLDEFEFTAAPASVRLSHAGSPLIMLIVWSGLMLALSLHLSRKLQPLASHRLSLGKQPSCCGTGR from the coding sequence ATGAACACCGTACTGACCATTGCGGCGGATGAGTGGCGCTATTGGCGCCGGTCCCACCTCGCCCTCGCGGGTTTCGTTCTCTTCGCGGTACTGATCGTCGCAACGTCGATCATCACGACCAGTCGGATTGCCGAAGATCGCCACGTGCGAGACCACCAGCAGGAGCAGGCGGAAGAAACCTTCCTTGCCCAGCCGGATCGCCACCCCCACCGGATGGTGCACTATGGGCACTATGTCTTTCGTACCCCGGTGCCGTTGGCGATCTTCGATCCGGGCGTCGATCCGGTTACGGGGCAATCCATCTTCCTCGAAGGACACCGACAGAACTCGGCGATGTTTGCCGAGACCCGCGCCAGTGCGGATCTTGGGGGCATGGCGCTCCTGACGCCGGCATTCGTCTATCAGGTCATTGCGCCGCTGCTGGTCATCCTTCTGGGACACAGCGCCATCGTTCGAGAGCGTGAGAGCCGAACCCTCGCGCCGCTTCTCGCTCAGGGTGTTGGCGGTCGCACATTGTTGGCGGGTAAGCTCGTCGCGCTGGTGGGGGCGATTGTGTTGCTCCTGGTGCCGCTGTTCGTGGTATCGGGTATGGCCTTGGCTGCCGGCGAGGTCTTCCTCAGCGTTGTCTCAATCGCGCTCTCCTATTTCGTCTATCTCGTCCTCTGGGGGCTGATGACCTTAGTCGCGAGCACAGCGTTGCGACGGCGCGCGAGCGTCCTGGCTGGGCTATCGGCCGTCTGGATCGCGGTCACGCTGCTCGTGCCCGCGATCGGCGTCAGTGCCGCCGCTTATATCGCGCCAGTGCCGGGCAAGATCGAAACCGATCTGGACATTCTCGAAGCGCTTCGGGAGGTCGGTGACGGCCACAATGCAAACGATCCCGCCTTTGCCCGCCTCCGCGACGACCTGCTGGAACAGTACGATGTGGAGACGGTCGAAGAGCTTCCAATTAACTTCCGCGGTATCGTCGCACAATATGCGGAAGGGGAGCTGACGCGAGTTCTGAATGAATATGCCGAAGGGCGGATGGAAGCGGAGCTGGAGCAATCCCATGTCCTCTCCCGGTTCGGATGGGCCTCGCCCATGTTGGCTCTTGGCGCAGCGTCCCGCGCCATTGCCGGGACCGATCTCGAAATGCACCACCGGTTCCTGCGGGAGGCGGAGCAGTTGCGCTTCGATTTCGTGCAGTCCCTTAATGAGGTTCATGCCGAACAGCTCACCTATGCAGATGACATCAACCGTAGCAGCGACACCGAAGCCGAACGCCGGACGCGGGTGTCGTCCGAGAATTGGTCCGTACTAGATGAGTTTGAGTTCACCGCGGCGCCCGCCTCGGTCAGGCTGTCCCATGCCGGATCGCCCCTCATCATGCTGATCGTCTGGTCCGGTCTCATGCTCGCACTCAGTCTTCATCTTTCACGAAAGCTCCAGCCATTAGCATCGCATCGTCTGTCTCTCGGGAAACAGCCTTCATGTTGCGGGACCGGTCGGTGA
- a CDS encoding ABC transporter ATP-binding protein, translating into MRLKAENLRVARSGAEVLRGISFSVGEGEIYALLGGNGAGKSTTLLTFLGFLAPSGGEVTVNGKSVPQDVGGARQAIAFLPEAASLYEHMNARENLRYFLSLAATPRSSSAIEEALTRVSLAEEARGRKMKGYSKGVRQKVAIALAILRDTDILLMDEPTSGLDPIAIDEFHALTRSLADDGKTVLMVTHDVYGACQVAGRIGLLRRGVLVDEFTAPEGGSIDTETVHRAFAEREAA; encoded by the coding sequence ATGCGATTGAAAGCTGAAAACCTCCGTGTGGCCCGTTCCGGAGCGGAAGTGCTGAGAGGCATCTCCTTTTCCGTCGGAGAAGGTGAGATCTACGCGCTCTTGGGCGGTAATGGCGCCGGCAAGTCGACGACCCTGCTGACGTTCTTGGGTTTTCTCGCCCCGTCAGGTGGCGAGGTCACGGTGAATGGCAAAAGCGTTCCGCAGGATGTGGGAGGGGCAAGACAAGCCATCGCGTTCCTGCCCGAAGCGGCGTCGCTCTATGAGCACATGAACGCCAGGGAGAACCTACGCTATTTTCTATCCCTCGCGGCAACCCCGCGTTCGTCGTCGGCGATAGAAGAGGCGCTCACGCGGGTGTCTCTTGCCGAGGAAGCCAGAGGACGGAAGATGAAGGGCTACTCCAAGGGGGTGCGCCAGAAGGTGGCCATTGCGCTCGCTATCCTTCGGGATACGGACATCCTCCTGATGGATGAGCCGACCAGCGGCCTCGATCCCATTGCCATCGATGAGTTCCACGCCCTGACTCGCAGCCTCGCCGATGATGGAAAAACCGTCCTCATGGTCACCCATGATGTGTACGGGGCCTGTCAGGTTGCCGGGCGGATCGGCCTTTTGCGGCGCGGGGTTCTCGTTGACGAATTTACTGCACCGGAGGGCGGCTCCATCGATACCGAAACCGTCCACCGCGCCTTTGCCGAGCGGGAGGCCGCATGA
- a CDS encoding TonB-dependent siderophore receptor: MTSLFRSAYLLTACSAVALLAPVSAQEADEDTITVVGIRQAYQGDFDPLEVPQAELTLDAEVLRNANALDLNDALDLSASVARQNNFGGLWNAFALRGFVGDANLPSNYLVNGFNAGRGFAGPRDLAGIESVEVLKGPRAALLGRGEPGGTINLVTKRPTFDPESEIRLSAGSFDTYRADADVDLVVADNIGLRLVGFYEDAESFRDTIETTKLGVYPSVAVQLTPRSKVVYDLEYTDQEVPFDRGVVAVENELGVIPIETFLGEPGNGPMDAEVIGHQFELQTDFSSNWSGLFGVNYRDTSLEGFDTAATLSGSRQFLFVDGENMSRERRFRDYDATYFVVRGEIAGEFSTGNLEHRILIGADMDEFENDQVFLRARGGGIQDGESPTDPTVAERLQVINIFDPVYGQFDLPTPSPLTDRMETQESVGIFIQDQISLTDRLDIRIGARYDDFSSKLNNRAADSVTEVSDTRVSPQFGIVYQVTDAVSLYAAYGENFRPLSGGLDPNTSVSTEAGVKFELRDGALVGTATVFLVEQENISTVDENFNATAIGEAQSTGFEFDLNGEIKEGLDLWFSYAYVDAQTENDFNDPDFGVTISAGQRLLNIPEHQLAVQLVKDFAVHGLPLRVGGGVTHVGDRLGQFGDFFGQGLGDFELPAYTVARAFAEYDLTEAVSLRADVDNLFDEEYYSNSYSQLWVEPGAPRNFRVSASFKF, from the coding sequence ATGACGTCCCTTTTCCGTTCCGCGTATCTTCTCACTGCCTGTTCAGCCGTCGCGCTCCTGGCCCCCGTATCGGCCCAGGAGGCGGACGAAGATACCATCACTGTCGTCGGCATCCGCCAAGCCTATCAGGGTGATTTCGATCCGCTCGAAGTGCCGCAGGCAGAACTGACGCTCGACGCCGAAGTCTTGCGCAATGCGAATGCTCTCGATCTGAACGATGCCCTGGATCTCTCCGCCTCGGTGGCACGCCAGAACAATTTCGGTGGCCTGTGGAATGCCTTTGCGCTGCGCGGCTTCGTGGGCGATGCGAACCTGCCGAGCAACTACCTCGTGAACGGGTTCAACGCCGGTCGGGGTTTCGCAGGTCCTCGTGACCTCGCTGGCATCGAAAGCGTTGAGGTGCTGAAAGGTCCGCGCGCGGCGCTGCTCGGCCGAGGTGAGCCGGGCGGGACGATCAACCTGGTCACCAAGCGACCGACCTTCGATCCAGAAAGCGAAATCCGACTCTCGGCGGGGAGTTTTGACACCTACCGTGCCGACGCGGATGTGGACCTTGTCGTGGCGGACAATATCGGGCTGCGTCTCGTCGGGTTCTACGAGGATGCTGAGAGTTTCCGCGACACCATCGAAACGACGAAGTTGGGGGTCTATCCGTCTGTTGCTGTGCAGCTCACGCCCCGGTCAAAGGTTGTCTACGATCTAGAGTATACGGACCAGGAAGTGCCGTTTGACCGCGGGGTCGTCGCCGTCGAGAACGAGCTTGGCGTGATTCCCATCGAGACCTTTCTGGGCGAGCCCGGCAATGGCCCGATGGATGCCGAGGTGATCGGCCATCAATTCGAGCTGCAGACGGACTTCTCCTCGAACTGGAGCGGTCTCTTCGGCGTCAACTATCGCGACACGTCGCTCGAAGGTTTCGACACGGCGGCTACCCTGTCCGGTTCCCGCCAATTCCTGTTCGTTGACGGTGAGAACATGTCTCGCGAGCGGCGCTTCCGGGACTATGACGCGACCTATTTCGTCGTTCGCGGGGAGATCGCCGGTGAGTTCAGCACCGGCAATCTTGAGCACCGTATCCTGATCGGTGCGGACATGGACGAGTTCGAGAACGATCAGGTGTTCCTGCGCGCTCGTGGGGGCGGCATTCAGGACGGGGAAAGCCCGACCGACCCGACCGTTGCCGAGCGCCTTCAGGTCATCAACATCTTCGATCCTGTCTACGGGCAGTTCGATCTGCCCACGCCCAGCCCGCTGACCGACCGCATGGAAACGCAAGAATCGGTGGGCATCTTCATCCAGGACCAGATCAGCCTGACCGACCGCCTCGATATCCGGATCGGGGCGCGATATGACGATTTCAGCAGTAAGCTGAATAACCGCGCGGCGGATAGCGTGACTGAGGTGAGCGACACCCGCGTCAGCCCCCAGTTCGGTATCGTCTATCAGGTGACCGATGCCGTCTCGCTTTACGCCGCCTATGGAGAGAACTTCCGTCCCCTGTCCGGCGGGCTCGATCCAAACACCTCTGTCTCGACCGAGGCGGGGGTGAAGTTCGAGCTGCGCGATGGCGCCTTAGTCGGGACGGCGACGGTCTTCCTCGTCGAGCAGGAGAACATCTCGACGGTCGATGAGAACTTCAACGCTACAGCGATCGGGGAGGCGCAAAGCACCGGCTTTGAATTCGACCTGAACGGCGAGATTAAGGAAGGCCTCGATCTGTGGTTCTCCTACGCCTATGTCGATGCGCAGACGGAGAATGATTTTAACGATCCTGACTTCGGCGTCACCATCTCTGCCGGTCAGCGCCTCCTCAACATTCCCGAACATCAGTTGGCGGTCCAACTGGTCAAGGACTTCGCGGTGCATGGCCTTCCCCTCCGCGTAGGAGGCGGGGTCACTCACGTCGGCGACCGCCTTGGCCAGTTCGGTGATTTCTTCGGCCAGGGTCTCGGTGACTTCGAACTCCCCGCCTACACGGTCGCGCGGGCCTTCGCCGAATATGACCTGACCGAAGCCGTCAGTCTGCGGGCGGACGTCGATAATCTGTTCGATGAGGAATACTACTCGAACTCCTACTCCCAGCTTTGGGTCGAGCCGGGGGCGCCGCGGAATTTCCGCGTCTCCGCCTCGTTCAAGTTCTGA
- a CDS encoding Rrf2 family transcriptional regulator — MKRDSRLSGALHVLLHLAEADAPMTSERLAKAMATNPVVVRRVMAGLRDEGLVASEKGHGGGWTLTCNLSKTTLRDVYQALGHPPLFGMGHRNEASQCAVEQAVNAALGDALDAAEAVLLDRFGNVTLADLSRDFHERMVARPDLGKADSYADH; from the coding sequence ATGAAACGCGATAGTCGTCTCTCCGGCGCCCTCCACGTCCTCCTCCATCTTGCAGAGGCCGACGCCCCGATGACGTCGGAGCGATTGGCCAAGGCCATGGCCACCAATCCTGTCGTGGTGCGCCGGGTCATGGCTGGCCTGCGGGACGAGGGGCTCGTCGCCTCCGAGAAGGGTCATGGGGGCGGCTGGACCCTAACCTGCAACCTGTCGAAGACGACGTTGCGTGATGTGTACCAAGCCCTTGGCCACCCCCCTCTTTTCGGCATGGGGCACCGTAACGAAGCGTCACAATGTGCTGTCGAGCAAGCCGTGAACGCGGCACTCGGCGACGCGCTCGACGCGGCCGAGGCGGTCCTCCTTGATCGCTTCGGCAATGTCACTCTCGCCGACCTGAGCCGTGATTTTCACGAGCGAATGGTTGCTCGGCCGGATCTAGGGAAAGCAGATAGCTATGCAGACCACTGA
- a CDS encoding class I SAM-dependent methyltransferase encodes MQTTDDPVRNPFLTMFDDAEQAARYKDGPPKFMPGFWDVHRMTSVLLAERVPEHGHVLVHGAGGGLELLSFAAAHVSWQFTGVDPAAPMIEQARALTAEHTSRIELHHGFIDTAPEGPFDGATSLLTLHFLPMEERRRTASEIIQRLKPGAPFVVVHSSFAQNDASKHQWLDRYAAFAVASGADPEMAGKARDAVAASRDLFDPETDAQILLKAGLREVTSFYSAFTWHGWVGYAP; translated from the coding sequence ATGCAGACCACTGACGACCCTGTCCGAAACCCGTTCCTCACCATGTTCGACGATGCGGAGCAGGCGGCGCGGTATAAGGACGGACCGCCGAAGTTCATGCCGGGCTTTTGGGACGTGCACCGGATGACGTCGGTTCTCCTTGCCGAGCGCGTGCCGGAACATGGCCATGTGCTCGTGCACGGTGCCGGTGGCGGGCTGGAGCTGTTGTCCTTTGCCGCGGCCCACGTTTCATGGCAATTCACGGGCGTCGATCCGGCGGCCCCAATGATTGAGCAGGCGCGAGCCCTGACGGCGGAACACACAAGCCGGATCGAGCTGCATCATGGCTTCATCGACACCGCGCCGGAAGGTCCGTTCGATGGGGCCACGAGCCTCCTCACCCTTCACTTCCTTCCGATGGAGGAGCGCCGACGGACGGCCAGCGAGATCATCCAAAGACTGAAGCCCGGCGCGCCCTTCGTGGTCGTTCATTCAAGTTTTGCGCAAAATGATGCCTCAAAGCACCAATGGCTTGATCGGTATGCGGCGTTTGCCGTTGCGTCCGGCGCCGATCCCGAGATGGCAGGCAAGGCACGCGATGCGGTGGCCGCGAGTAGGGACCTGTTCGATCCGGAGACCGATGCCCAGATTCTTCTTAAGGCGGGACTGCGAGAGGTGACATCCTTCTATTCAGCGTTCACCTGGCACGGATGGGTCGGGTATGCGCCGTGA
- a CDS encoding MerC domain-containing protein yields MTKSESAAVRSMRMADALGATFSTLCIVHCIALPVVAIVLPTLVAVAEVPIVHQTLAVLTLLASIAVVFGSRPVARWFLGLAALGNVAVLYAAFAPISEDMERTVTVGGAALLAVAHFGRLARPHRTHTTHCR; encoded by the coding sequence ATGACGAAATCCGAAAGTGCCGCGGTCCGCAGCATGCGTATGGCAGATGCATTGGGTGCCACTTTTTCGACCCTTTGCATCGTTCATTGCATCGCGCTGCCGGTCGTCGCGATCGTCCTTCCCACCCTGGTAGCGGTGGCTGAGGTTCCGATCGTTCATCAGACGCTGGCTGTCCTGACACTGCTTGCCAGCATCGCGGTGGTGTTTGGGTCTCGCCCTGTCGCTCGATGGTTCCTCGGCCTTGCGGCGCTTGGGAATGTCGCCGTACTGTATGCGGCTTTTGCGCCCATATCGGAGGACATGGAAAGGACGGTGACCGTCGGAGGTGCGGCGTTGCTCGCCGTCGCGCATTTCGGTCGTCTCGCCCGGCCGCACCGTACGCACACGACGCATTGCCGATAA